In a single window of the Acinetobacter sp. CS-2 genome:
- a CDS encoding YbdD/YjiX family protein yields the protein MSLKDQIRQKLALGKIIKFTVLAQPKQFLMLNGIKTIQLIWQRLQQSFRLMVGVPDYQTYLAHMAKHHADLTPMDAKTFYRHCVDARYPSAGGGMKKCPC from the coding sequence ATGAGTCTAAAAGATCAAATTCGCCAAAAACTGGCACTGGGTAAAATCATCAAGTTTACGGTATTGGCTCAACCGAAACAGTTTTTGATGCTAAATGGCATTAAAACCATTCAGCTCATTTGGCAACGCCTGCAGCAAAGCTTTCGCTTAATGGTAGGTGTGCCAGATTATCAGACCTATTTGGCGCATATGGCAAAACATCATGCTGATTTAACCCCCATGGATGCCAAAACATTTTACCGTCACTGCGTGGATGCACGTTATCCAAGCGCAGGCGGTGGAATGAAAAAATGTCCCTGCTAG
- a CDS encoding DUF58 domain-containing protein — protein sequence MTQPWHKWLAKRFQFKKIKQLSQKDILIFIYQQGYLYLVLILLTFIAGVNYANNLILGFCFLVSAILCISFYLTFKQLHGLKVEVSVNEVGQVGHQLDLQLHFQQAQKQPRYLWVKTSQHLEKIFISELKQNMTLSFFAEKRGRFDYPTLQVYSVYPFGLVRAWTYFYLKEYSWVAPKAAFYPAENKQHQHSFEPDMDEFRELHNFKAGDSLQAVSWKQAARGQGLYIKVFEQHNEQPNIEIHYQNMPSTQHEEKLSLMMGLIEQCEQMQCAYAVFLPQAELAAGLGNSQLLQAKKLLAQA from the coding sequence TTGACCCAGCCGTGGCACAAATGGTTAGCGAAACGCTTCCAGTTTAAAAAAATCAAACAGCTCTCGCAAAAAGACATTCTGATTTTTATCTATCAGCAGGGATACCTGTATCTAGTGTTGATTTTGCTGACCTTTATTGCCGGGGTAAATTATGCCAACAACCTGATTCTGGGTTTTTGCTTTCTTGTCAGTGCCATTTTATGTATCAGCTTTTATTTAACCTTTAAGCAGTTGCATGGGCTCAAGGTTGAGGTTTCAGTCAATGAAGTTGGGCAGGTGGGCCATCAACTGGATTTGCAACTCCATTTTCAGCAAGCGCAAAAGCAGCCGCGTTATTTGTGGGTTAAAACCAGCCAGCATTTGGAAAAAATCTTTATTTCAGAATTGAAGCAAAACATGACCTTGTCATTTTTTGCTGAAAAAAGAGGGAGGTTTGATTATCCAACCCTTCAGGTCTATTCAGTTTATCCTTTTGGGCTGGTGCGTGCCTGGACCTATTTTTACTTGAAAGAATATTCATGGGTGGCACCCAAAGCTGCTTTTTATCCTGCAGAAAACAAGCAGCATCAACACAGTTTTGAGCCGGATATGGATGAATTTCGTGAACTGCATAATTTCAAGGCGGGAGATAGCTTGCAAGCAGTGTCATGGAAGCAGGCAGCGCGTGGCCAAGGTTTATATATCAAGGTATTTGAACAGCACAATGAGCAGCCGAATATTGAAATTCATTATCAGAATATGCCGAGTACTCAGCATGAAGAAAAACTGAGCCTCATGATGGGCTTAATTGAACAATGTGAGCAAATGCAGTGTGCATATGCAGTTTTTTTGCCGCAAGCTGAACTGGCTGCAGGTTTGGGTAATAGCCAGTTATTACAGGCTAAAAAACTTTTGGCACAGGCTTAA